Below is a window of Virgibacillus sp. NKC19-3 DNA.
CAAAAAATCCCTGTAAAAACAGAAATCAATAAAAATAAGGCTTATGACCATCATATTGATGAATTATTCTTGAGGCATATTCCGTATTTCCAAGCAGGAGCCGTTGCTTTAGATGAGGAAGAATCTTGATTTTCCCTTAAACGTGCCCGAAAGGAGAAGAACAACATGAAAATATTACTGGTTCCAGGAGGCCCCGGATGGGCTTTTGATCACCGGGCAAAGGATTTGTTATCCCTCCGCTTTTCAACTATACAGTTTGAATTGAAGTATGTGAACAAGGTAAAAACAGCTGATCAGTTTGCGTTCGACATCATCTATCCCATGTCTATAAACATTGCAAAAAAGTTACATGAAAGAACCGGAATTCCTTACAAGCGAATGGCTACAGGGATTACTTCCGTTCGGGTGATGGAGAAGTATATGCTGGAAGGCAGTAAAATCCCTCCCTTCATCCATGCGTTTCGAGGGATAAATACGGCATCAGATGAAATCATACAGCAATTTAAAAACGAATTGTCTATTTATAAAACAAGGGTTGGCATTAATGAAAAACAGTTCAAGCCGCGAGCAACGAAAAAGGGTACAGATGAATTTGTTGTTGGTTGGGTGGGGAGAACGGATCAACACGATTATCGAAAATTGAAAGGCTATGATATCGCATTAGCCGCATTAAAGGATTTACCTGTTACTTTCCAGACCAGAACTTTCAAACATAAGGTCCCAAGAGAAGAGATGGTGAATTTTTATCAAGGCCTTGACTGCTTCATTTGTTCCAGCTCTTCTGAACACATTCCCTTGCCTGTATTGGAGGCTGCCTCCTGTGGTGTTCCGGTCATTTCTACAAAGGTAGGGATTGTTCCTGAATTGATTACAAACAACAAAAACGGACTCATCGTTCCTAGAAAGTCAGCTGCATTTAGGGAGGCCGTAGAAAACTTGATCGACAACCCCAAAATGAGAAGGAATATATCAAAAAATAGTAGAAAAACGGTTTTATCTGCCTGGACATTGGAGAAGTGTAAAAGTGAATGGGAAAGCTTTTTCCTATCTTTAAGGTGATCCAAGCATAAATCACTGCAAAAGGTTACTTTTATAGCCGTAGATATTTTAAATAGAGATGTAAAAGGAATGATCATAGAGATTTTCTAATAGTAATTATAAAACACCCTGGTTCAGGAAGATGAACCAGGGTGTTTGTCCCGAAGAAGGTTAATGTTATGCTGCTACAGGGAAACGGATGAAATTAATCGCATTTACTGCTACATTCATTTTTACATTACCGCCATAACCACTATTAACCTCGATAACTAGGACCAGATCCGGGGTAACCGTTGAAAGTAGCCCCTCTATTAAATTATTATCGGTAGTTACCTCAACGGTTGAACCGATTCGTTTGGCTAATTCAGCGGCAAACGTTTCTTCAAACATTTAAATTCCTCCTTTACAATTCACTGACGAGTTCAATATTATCTATCCGAACCAGTACCTGTGCTCCAGATGCTTCAACAATAACTATATAATCGTCTTTCACAGTGAGTAAGGTTCCGGTTACTGTACCAAAAGGAACAAAAACTTCCACTTGTTCATTTGTTAAATTTAATAACACTTCCCGAATAGTGGTTGGCGTGCTTGGTGGTGTATCCGTTCCGTGGTTAAAACCAAAGTTTAAATTCATCCCTGCATCGGCACTAAAACCTGGTAAATCAATGGAAAAATTCTCGCTCATTCCACTATTATTCGTTTGAGATAGTTGATTTATTAATCTCAATAAATTATTTCTTTGGTTACTTGTTAGATTTGCCAATTATATCCTTCCTTTCATATAATAATGAAGTGGGAAAGGGAATGATGGTTCATCCGCTTTCCCCGACAGTATTTCCTCCCTTGGTTACAGGATGTCTAAGCTAACAACAATAGCAACAAGAACTTGGATCAATAATTGGATGTTTACTGCTATATCTGTATCTGTTGTGGTGATTTCAACGTTTTTTGATTTTTCAACAATTGTTTTTTGGCGATTGCTTTGCCTTGTTCTACTAATCTGATTGAGATCTTGCGTAATCCTGTCCGCCTGGTCCGCATCTGCAATGGAAATACTGATAACAGCTGCAATTGCCGCTTGAATTCCGAGTTGTAAGGAGACTGCTGCTTTTGTGTCTGTTGTTACAACATCGACACCCTCGGAATCTTTAATGATAATCCATTCATCAGATACTTGTTCAGTAGATACAGTTTGTTCGCCTTCCTGATCTGCAGGAGCATTATCTTCTACATCGTCACAGTGATCCAGCGCACGCCATTCCTTAAGTTTCGTCATACATGATTCACCTCTTCTCATTTCATTTATAAAATATCAACGATTACTACTAGTGCCAGTAGTAATTGCAGTAAAACCTGAATATTGATGACCAAATCTGTGTCTGTAGTGGTTACATTAATGTCTTTGGAATTACAGATGAATACCTTTTGTTTATTTATTTGTTCAGCATTAAAATTCTGCATGAGCTCGTTGCTCACAGCTTCTCCCCGATTACTATCTCCAAGGGTTATACTAAGAACCAAGGTAATCGCTAATTGCAGGCCTGCTTGAAGGGAGATCCCTGCTTGTGTGTCAGTTGAGTTAACCGTGATATTGCATGATTCTTTCACCCAGATTATCTCGGCGGATTCTTGATCCATGAAATCGTATTGATCCCCTTCTTGTAAGACGGTGGCATCGGAGTTACCGGTATTCCTTTCAAATCTCTCTGCGTGTTCATATTTGTCATCTTTTTTATACGAATACTTATTACATTTGTCGCATCCCTTACTACATTTATCACAACCAGTACTGCATTTATCACAACCAGTACTGCAATTGTCACATCCTGTATGACACTTATCATAGCCTGTATTGCACCTGCGACAACCTGTAGTGCACTTGCCATTACAATGATGCTGGTCTTTTTGATACATGTCTCTATAGTAATAGAATTTATTTTTCTTACCGTAGAGGTAGGCGGTATTTTCATGATGTTTTGACGTCATATTAACACTCCTTTCTTATAGTTATAGATTAATCTATGGATTTTTTTCATAGTCAGATTGTACACATTCACTAGAATCTTGTTTTTTTAGAAAAATAAAGAAAACACCTATTAATAGGTGTTTTCCTTAATAGACTATCATTCACTTGACTTATTCGTATTTTTCTCCCCTTTATTGAATTGTTCAACCTGTTTTTGCAAATCTTCAACCATCTTCCTTAGCGCCTGTTTCTGTTCATCTGGTATATTTCTTTTCACTTCTTCCGGTTGAACGCCATTCTTCCTTAATATATCTTGGATCATTAGTTGAATTACCTGATCGGGGACTGCTTGCTGTTTAGAAGAATCATCGGCCATATGCATTTCACCTGCCTCATTTTTCATATATTTGTAGATAAGGAAGCATAAAACCCTTTATATCTACATAAGTGTGGGCTTTGGTTATCACTGTAAGTAATAGCGATAAGCCAGGCTTTTTCACTGCCGAGGAAATTATAAAAATATTTGCTTGGGCATAACCTGGTTTCCAAAAGCAGCCACATCCGGCTACAGCGCCTTTGTTCTATTTTATGGCATTTCGCTTATTTTGCCTGTGTTGTTGTCTACGTCCGGTTAATCTGATGAGTAGAAAAACATATAGCAATAGGGAATTGTATTCCACCTTCTATTGAGCGATCATATTTCCGTTAACGTATACGAAAAAACTTTCATTAAAAAGAAATATGCTTAAAAATGTATTGAAATGGTAATTGTATGATATAGAGGTGATAAAAATGGCAACAGAATATGTTATCCGTATCATTTTGTCGATTATCATTCTAATCGTTATCATGATTATCCTTCACCGTTTCAGGGTGAATAAAGGCCAAACGCCTCCAAGTGATTCACTTGAAATAATGGAGAAACGATTGGAAAAAGGAGAAATAACACAAAAGGAATATGATAAAGCGAAAAGAAGGCGGGGGAAATAATGTTGTAAAGACAGGAACTATTTTCCGTCATTTCCCGGGAAATATTGATGGGATTCTACAATTATTTTATATAAAACGGGGGTGTAGGCACTGGTTTTCGTCAAACGCGCATGGAAATATTCATGTGTTTAGTGCTTTACACCTTTTCGTTGCCACAGTGAACAATTTCCACCTACTTTCATATTGATAATGTAGTTATTTTTAGAATAGAGAGTAGGGTTGATTTTGGACTATTCTTATCTTAACAGTCTGGCACAGTTTGGAGTTGGTGGTGCACATCCCGGTGGACTTAAGCTTACGAGATATA
It encodes the following:
- a CDS encoding glycosyltransferase family 4 protein, which codes for MKILLVPGGPGWAFDHRAKDLLSLRFSTIQFELKYVNKVKTADQFAFDIIYPMSINIAKKLHERTGIPYKRMATGITSVRVMEKYMLEGSKIPPFIHAFRGINTASDEIIQQFKNELSIYKTRVGINEKQFKPRATKKGTDEFVVGWVGRTDQHDYRKLKGYDIALAALKDLPVTFQTRTFKHKVPREEMVNFYQGLDCFICSSSSEHIPLPVLEAASCGVPVISTKVGIVPELITNNKNGLIVPRKSAAFREAVENLIDNPKMRRNISKNSRKTVLSAWTLEKCKSEWESFFLSLR
- a CDS encoding DUF2642 domain-containing protein produces the protein MANLTSNQRNNLLRLINQLSQTNNSGMSENFSIDLPGFSADAGMNLNFGFNHGTDTPPSTPTTIREVLLNLTNEQVEVFVPFGTVTGTLLTVKDDYIVIVEASGAQVLVRIDNIELVSEL
- a CDS encoding spore coat protein is translated as MTKLKEWRALDHCDDVEDNAPADQEGEQTVSTEQVSDEWIIIKDSEGVDVVTTDTKAAVSLQLGIQAAIAAVISISIADADQADRITQDLNQISRTRQSNRQKTIVEKSKNVEITTTDTDIAVNIQLLIQVLVAIVVSLDIL
- a CDS encoding spore coat protein; this encodes MDQESAEIIWVKESCNITVNSTDTQAGISLQAGLQLAITLVLSITLGDSNRGEAVSNELMQNFNAEQINKQKVFICNSKDINVTTTDTDLVINIQVLLQLLLALVVIVDIL
- a CDS encoding spore coat protein — protein: MADDSSKQQAVPDQVIQLMIQDILRKNGVQPEEVKRNIPDEQKQALRKMVEDLQKQVEQFNKGEKNTNKSSE
- a CDS encoding SHOCT domain-containing protein, with protein sequence MATEYVIRIILSIIILIVIMIILHRFRVNKGQTPPSDSLEIMEKRLEKGEITQKEYDKAKRRRGK